A window of Phenylobacterium sp. NIBR 498073 genomic DNA:
GATTGACCAGGGCCATCAGGCCCGGGTTGCTCGCCGGGATGTAGAAGCGGCCCTGATCGGACGGGCTGAGCGCCGGGATCGGCGAGGTGCCGCCGGCCGACAGCGGGGTCGGGAACTGATTCGGCCCGGTCACCGCCCAGCTCTGGTTGGGCGTGTCGTGCATGGCGTAGAGCACTTCCACATTGGCCGACAGGGTGTCGGTGATGTCGAAGTTGAACTTGCCGTAGGCCTGGAAGTGCTCTTCTTCCTCAACGAGGTTGTCGAACACCGTGTACTGGAACTGGCAGGAGTTGGCGTCGGGATTGAGCTGACGCAGGCCGATCACGGCGGAGATGTTGTAGGGCGCGCCGCCGTTGGCCGCGCAGCCGATATCCGGCAGGCCGGCGCCCAGCGTCGCGGAGGTGAAGCCGGTGTTCGGGCTGCCCGCGAACGACGAGATGACATTGTACTGGCCGGGATTGCCGGTGCTGGCCCAGCCGCCGAGCGGATTTTGCAGGAAGCCGTCGACGCCGGTACGCAGCGCCCAGTCGCGCTCCTGGATCGGCAGTTGCGAGCGGTGGCGATAGCCGAGGGTGATCAGCGCGTCAGCATTGTCCCACTTCTTGCCCCAGGCGAGGTTGGCTTCGTAGTCGCCGTCCGATCCGTCGATGAACTGGTACTGGCCGCTGAACTCGAAGCCGTCCAGATCGGTGCGGGTGATGAAGTTCACGACGCCGCCGATGGCGTCCGAGCCGTAGGTGGCGGCCGCGCCGTCCTTCAGCACTTCGACCCGGCCGATCGCGGCCGTCGGCAGCAGGTTCACGTCGACCGAGTTGAGGCTCTGCGGCGAAACCGGCACGCGCCGGCCGTTGAACAGCACCAGGGTGCGCGAGCCGGTGGTCGGCGAGTTGAGGTTACGCAGGTTGATGGTCGCCGCGCCCGACCCCGAGCCGAAGCGGTTGTTTTCGCCGATCACCGCCCCGGACGACGGGATGGTCTTGATCAGCTGGACCATGGTCGGCGACCCGCGCGCCTCCATTTCCTTGGAGCCGATGACATCGACCGGCAGGGCGGCGTCTTCAGGCGTCCCGGCGATGAATGAGCCGGTGACGATCACCTCCTCTACCGTGGCGCCGCCATCCTGGGCGGCGGCCGTACCCGACACGCCGAACGCCAGGGCGACGGCCAATAGCGACCCGCCGCAGAAATATCTGCTCTTCAACATAAGTGTTTCCTTTCCCCCTCGAGCGCGCGCGGCGATTGAAATGCCGCGTTTATCTATGCCCGAGTATGGCGATCATCGACGTAGATGCGCCAAGACGCCAGTGCGTTGTCACCATCATTGCAAACTTGAAATGCGAGACAGATCAGCGCATATTTTTGACAGAACCGAGAGTTTTCAGGTTCAACCACATACCGCGGTGAGTAAATTTTGATCACCCAGGAATAATACTTACTAAGCTATTGGTTTCACGTATTTTCCGGACTTTTGGACCGATCCAAACGACGCCCGGATCAAACCGGAGCTTCGAATAATTCGCCGCGCGCCGGAATCGGCGCTGCGAAGCGCCTGCCGACAGGTGTGGCGCCGGCGCCGCGCCCATAGAAAAAGGCGCCGCGGGGGAAGCCCGCGGCGCCTTCAGGTCACATTCGGAGCCGGCTGCGAGACTCAGTTCGCAGCCGTCCCGTAAGCGTCAGAACTTCTTTTTGACCGCCAACTTGTAGGTCCGCCCCAGCGCATTGCCGGTGAACGGGTCATAGTTCAGGTCGAGGCGGGCGAAAGACGGCTCGGTGTCGAAGAGGTTGTCGATCGACACGTTGACCGTCACGTCCCACGGCAGGAAGACGCGATAGTCGAGCTCGTGCACCCAGCTCTCATCGATCTTCGCCCCGTCCGGCTGGATCGCTCCATTGACCGGGTTCGCCGCGAAGATCGAGGCGCGCTGATCGACATAGGAGTCGATGTAGTTGACCGTCCAACGCAGGTTGTGCGCCCCGTGGGTGTACTCGGCATAGACCGAGCCCTTGAGCTGCGGCAGCGAAGTCGCAGTCAGCTGGTAGTTGAGGTAGCCGGCCGCATCGAACTCCTTCTCGACCGTCACGTCGCCGATCTTGAACGGGTCGACCTTGTATTCCAGCGTATAGGTGACCGAGCCGCCGATCCGCAGGTCGCCGCCCCAGACGTCGCCGGCGTCGTAGTCGGCGAGCACGTCGATGCCCGAGGTCTTCACGCCCGGACCGTTGGTCCAGTTGGTCCGCACCCGCGAGATCGTCGCGATGCTGCAAGCGCCCTGGAACACGAAGCGGGCCTGCAGATCGGCATAGGCCGCCTGGCCGCAGTTGGTCGAAAGACCGCCCGGGAACATCGTGTTGACCATCGAGGCCGAGGGCTCGGCGACGATCGGGTTCTCGAAGTCGAAGTTCCAGTAGTCGACGCTGCCCTTGAAGTTGCCGACGTTGAGGATGGCCCCGACGCTGTAGGTGGTGGCTTTCTCCGGCTCCAGATCCGGGTTGCCGAAGATGTCGATGGCGCGGAAGGCGCCGCCGATGAACGACAGCGCCGTCACGCTCGACGTGGTCAGCTGGGTCAGCGGCGGACCGCGGAAGGTCGAACCAGCCGAGGCGCGGAACGCCAGGGCCTCGGTGGCCTGCCAACGGACGGCGATCTTCGGATTGAGGGTCGAACCGGTCTCGCCGCCGTAGTCCTCATAGCGAGCGGCCAGCTGGACTTGCAGGTCGTCGGTGACCGGCAGCGCCATTTCGGCGAACAGCGCGTAGACGTCGCCCTCGAGATCGGCCTCCTCGCCGGTGCCCAGGAACATCAGCGGCCCGTTGCGCACCGAGCACGAGGTCGAGCCGTTGAACGGCGTATCGATGCAGGGGTTGGCGTCGATGTTGCTGAGGTCGTTGTACGATGAGGTGAACAGGCTGCGGCGGAACTGCGCCCCGGCCGCCCATCCGACCGCGCCGCCGCCCAGCTCCCAGCCGAGCTCGCCGTTGAACACCGCGTCGGCGACGAACAGCTTCGAAGTCTGCTTGGTCGAGACTTCCTGGAAGAACCAGCGCACCAGCTCAGGATTGTTGGCCAACGAGGCGTTGAAGCCCGGATTGGTCTGACCGGTGATGGTGTTGTTGGCGATCGCGTTGGAGAACGGGTTGAAATAGTAGCAGCCAAGCGCGGTGTTGCCGGCGTTGGTCGTGAAGTTGTTGGTTTCGGCCGCCGTACAGCCCCCGGCCGTGCCGTTGTTCAGCGAGCCGTAGCCGCGCAGGGCCATCTGGAAGCGCGACACGATCGTGTCGTAGCCGGTCCGCACCCCGGTCTCCTGGCCGTAGGTCAGGGCGAAGTCATAGCCGATAGCGTCGTTGAACTGCCCCTTGATGCCGCCGCTGACGCGGAAGGCGTCATAGTGACGGCGGCCTTCCGACGGCCCGTAGTCGAAGGCCGGGTTGCCGCCGAACGACAGCGGCCGGTAGCGGACGCCGGGAATGTGGACGCCGGTCGCAAAGGCCGGGATCTGCGTCGGATTGGCGTTGCGATAGGCGATGAAGCCCGGGTTGCTGGCCGGGACGAAATAGCCGGCCAGCACCGAGGCCGGCAGTTGGCCGACGGTCGGATTGGTGGCGGCCGTCGGGGTCTGCAGCGCCAGGTAGGACGGCGACGTCTTCCACTCGGGCACGTCGGTCTCGGAATAGAAGACCTCGACGTGCAGCTGGGCGTTGTCGCCCAGGTCGGCGTTGGCTTCCCCGTAGAGCTGGAAGCGGTCCTCTATCTCGACGAGGTTGTCGTAGGGGATGAAGTTGAAGAAGCATGCCGGCAGCGCGCCGCCCTGGACCACCCCGCCCAGCGGGGCGCAGCCGTTGTCGAGCGCGAAGCCCGCCGCCGGAATGAAGGCGCCCGTCGCCGGGTTGTTGGTGACCGGCAGGAACGGCGCGACGGCGTTGCCCGCCGACCAGCCGCCTTCCGGGTTGTTGAAGTAGGACTGGGCCGCCCAGTCGCGTTCGGTGGTCGGCAGCTCCGAGCGATGCTGGTAGCCGGCGCTCAGCAGGACGTTGCCGTTCTCCCAGGTGTGGCCCCAGATGATGCTGCCGTCATAGTCGCCGTCGGAGCCGTCGATGTAACGGTAGCTGCCGTTCAGCTCGAGACCATCGAAGTCCTTGCGGGTGATGAAGTTCACGACCCCGGCGATAGCGTCCGAGCCGTAGGTGGCGGCCGCGCCGTCCTTCAGCACCTCGATCCGGCCGACCGCGGCCGAAGGAATGATGTTGGTGTCGACGATCCCCGCGCCGCCTTGGCCGAACGGGTTCGGCGCCATGCGGTGGCCGTTGATCAGCACCAGGGTGCGCTGGGCCCCCAGACCCCGCAGGTTGACCGAGCCCGAACCTTCCGAGCCCTGGGCCCGCGGGTCGAACTGGTTGGTGTCGCCCAGCACGCCGCTGGAGACCGGCAGCGCCTTCAGAAGCTCGACGGTGCTCGGCGAGCCCTGTTTAGCCAGGTCGTCGGCGCCGATCACGTCCACGGGCAGAGCCGCGTCCTCAGGCGTGCCACGAATGAAGGACCCGGTGACCACCACCTCCTCGACGGTGCTGGCCTGTTGGGCATAGGCCTGGCCGCCGAGGGCCAGAGCGACGGCCATGACTGAGCCGCCGCAGAGATACCTGCTCTTCAACATCATTTTCCTCCCCCTCGACGGACGCCGTTTTCGATCTGACGCGATGGTCGCCCGTGGGTGAGAGGATCAGACGCGAGTTCGCAGCCCCCGCGCTAGGTGAATTTTGCAGCCCCGCAATAAAGCATTCGAACTGCGTTCAAATCGCAACACCGTTATTCGGCAAGGTTTTTTGACATCCGACAACAAAATCGGACCCTTCGCACGGGTTGACGCAGCGTCCCATGGACATCGGCTTCGACCCGGACCAGCTCCTCGGGGTTTCGCCCCATAGGCGCGGCCGGAAGGCCTCGCTCTACTGCGCCCATGAGGTGGGCGGCATTCTCGCATGAAGTACGGCTGACCGCGGCGCTGGGCGTCGCCCTGGGCGCCGCCAGCGGCGCGGCGCAGGCTCAGGAGCTCCGCGTCGGGGCCGGGTATTCGCCGCACGGGCCGGAAGAGGGCGCCTCGGTGATCGTCGAGTACCTGTTCCCGCCGGTCCAGGCCCTCAAGGCGGTCGGGACGCCGCGGCCGTTCCTCAGCACCCAGCTGAGCCTCGACGGCTACACCAACTACGCCCAGGGCGGACTGATCTGGCGGTTCGAGCGCCAGCAGGCCTATCTGGACCTGGGGGCCGGGGTCGCGGTGCATGACGGCTCGCTCTACCTGGCGCGCCCCGAGCCCGGCCAGCCGCATGAGGAGAACCTGCGTCGGCGGGCGGCGCGCGACGAATATATCGAATTCGACAAGCGCTGGGTGTTCCATGCCACCTTCGCGGTCGGCTACCGGCTCAACGAGCGCTGGGCGGTCGAGTTCGAGGGCCAGCACTGGAGCAACGGCCAGTTCGGCAGCGACACCCACGACGGGGCCGACAGCCTGGGCCTGCGGGCCGCCTATCGCTTCTGATAGCGAACAGGCGTTCGCGCGCAGCAGCTAGGCGGCGAGGGCTTGGAACCAGCTTGTTAGGAGGATGGTGGCGTGGGCAGTGTGTGAGGGACTGGTCTCCACTTTCCAAGCGCCCCGAGCCCTTATTGGCTTAGCTTTACGGGAAGGCCTCTTGTGGGGAGCAATTGATCAGAACGGATAGGGCGCTTCTTCGAGGAAGACGTTGGGAGCCGGCACGCCGAGATAACCGCTAAAGTCACCGAAGAACCCCAAGCGTCCACTTCGATAGAGATCAGAGCCGTAGAGAACCGCAGCCAACCCCTTTAGAGCCAGGGACAGCGCCTGGAGGCTCGTTTCGCCTTGGACATCGAGCAAAGTCTCGATGCCCCCCATGATCTCGAACCGGCATATCCAGGTGCCTGCACCATCATTTTGCCGAGGCGCATAGACCCTCACGACTACCTTTTCGTGGGCGTCCGAAATGTCCAGCGAGTGCTCGGCGATGACAGTCATCGTGGGGCGTCTGGGTGCGTGAATAACCTCGGGTGGCCGACTTCACCCTTGGATTTGATGCAGTAGGTATAACGTTCCATAGCGCTCTCACGACACATTGCTCGCGCGACATTGTTCGGCTGGCGCCCGCAGGTCTCCGTATCATTCCGATGCTGGATGTCACACTGTTTCGGTGGTCCCTTTGGCGGCTCGCCACGAGGAGTGCTCGGTGCATCCCTCATGGGAGGAGGCATTGGCCGAGCGGGCCAAGGAAACACCGGGGGCGGCGGAGGGGCGCGGCCGTGGCAACTCACGCAATCGTGGAGGCCTGGTCTCTGAGGAGCTGGCGCTGTCGCGGCGGAGCGCCATCCGGCCCTCTGACCTCTGAGGGGGCTCACCGCTGCGGCTGCTGGCCGCGCTGCTATTGTTGGCTTCGGCTGCCCGGCGGAGCCGAAATCGTTTCAGATGCAAGGGTGTTAGACGAGCAGGCGGACGTCGTGGCGGCGTCACCGAAATTGGAAATCGCTGATAATTTCGCTGTTGGCAGCGATATCCAGAGTGGCTCGCGGACCGAAACCTACACTTCTGGAATGGCCCTGGAGAAAACCGGGCGAATTGCGAGCGTCGGCGCCGGTTGGCGACTCTCTGAGAGCCAGGCGTAGGGATGCGTGGCCGCCTAACCGGCGGACTTCTCGGAGGTATTCGTGGGGAAGGAATTCACGCCGGTTCAGCGGCTGAAGGAATGGTGGACGTGACAGGGATTGAACCTGTGACCCCCTCGATGTCAACGAGGTGCTCTCCCGCTGAGCTACACGTCCGAACCAGTCGGCTCCCTTTCGGGAACGGGAGGCGGCGGTATAGCGGCGAGGGCGGGCTTACGCAAGCGCCCAAAGCCGCATTTTCACACCTTATGCAGCGGCCATCATCCGCTCCACCTCGGAGACGATCTCGCGCAGGTGAATCGGCTTGGACAGCACCTTGGCGCCGGGAGGCGCGCTCTCGCCCGCGGCCAGCGCCACGGCCGCGAATCCGGTGATGAACATGATGCGCAGACCCGGGTGCCGGGCCGCGGCCAGGCGCGCCACCTCGATCCCGTCCATGCCGGGCATGACGATGTCGGTCAGCAGCAGGTCCCAGTCCTGGTCGAGCACCGCGGCGGCTTCCTCGCCGTCGGCGCAGGAGGTCACCTCATAGCCGGCCCGCTCCAGAGCGCGGGACAGGAAGCCGCGCAGCGAGTCGTCGTCTTCGGCGAGGAGAATTCGGGGCATGGGAGCTCGCAAGGCGTAGTCGTAAGGCTCGATATTAGCTGGGCAGACGTAAATCGCCGATGAACCTACCCCCCAAAAGGCTCTGGGCGCATCGGGGCCAGCGCGCGGCGTGCGATCTGTTTGACCCACGCGGAGACGCACCGTCATATGGCGGCGATGAACGCCTGGGAGCCCCTCGCCGCCGATCGTCCCGCGCCGGCGCTCGCGCCCTTCGAGGTGCGGCGTGCAGCGGCCGACGCCGCCCCTGCGCCGACGCCCCTGGTGTTCGCCTCGCCGCACTCCGGGCGGCTTTATCCCGACGACATGATGGCCGCCGCCGCGCTCGACGCCCTGGCCATTCGCCGCTCCGAGGACGCCTTCGTCGACGAGCTGATCAGCTCGGGCCCGGCCCAGGGCGCGGCGCTGATCTGCGCCAATCTGGCGCGGGCCTATATCGACGTGAACCGCGAAGCGTTCGAGCTGGACCAGGCGATGTTCGCCGACGAGCTGCCGGACTTCGCCCGCGCTCGCACCGCCCGCGTCGCCGCCGGCCTGGGCGCCATCGCCCGGGTGGTCTCCGAGGGCCAGGAGATCTATGCCCGCAAGCTGACCTTCGCCGAAGCCCGGCGGCGGATCGACGGCGTTCACGCGCCCTATCACGCCGCCCTGGCGCGGCTGCTGGGCGAGGCGCACGCCGCCCACGGTTATGCGATCCTGATCGACTGGCATTCGATGCCGGCCGCAGCCGCCAGGGCCGGCGGCCGTGACGGCCCCTGCGACATGGTGCTGGGCGACCGCTTCGGCGCTTCCTGCTCCAGCCTGGTGACCCAGAAGGTCGAGCGCGAGCTGGAAGCCCGCGGCTACAAGGTGGCCCGCAACGCCCCCTATGCCGGCGGCTACACCACCGAGCATTACGGCCGCCCGAACCGGCGCACCCACGCGCTGCAGATCGAGATCAACCGCGGGATCTATCTGAACGAGGGCACGCTGGAGCCGACCAAGGGCTTCCAGCGACTGAAGGCCGACCTCGACGAGGTCATCGCCACGCTCGGCGCCGCCGACTGGTCGGGCCTGAATAGAGCCTAGGCCGGCCGCCGCGCGCGCATGGCCTGGTTGATGGTGCCGTCGTCGAGCCAGTCGAGCTCGCCGCCGACCGGCACGCCCCGCGCCAGCATGGTGACGCTCACCCCCGCCCCTTCGAGCCGTTCGGCCAGGTAATGGGCCGTGGTCTGGCCGTCGACCGTCGCCGGCAGCGCCAGGATGACTTCGCGCACCCCCGCATCGGCGGCGCGGGCGACCAGGGGCCCGATCCGCAGCGCCTCGGGGCCGACGCCGTCCAGCGCCGACAGCAGGCCGCCCAGCACATGATAGCGGCCCCGGAAGGCGGCGGCCCGCTCCATGGCCCACAGCGCGCCGACCTCCTCGACCACGCAGATCAGCGCGCCGTCGCGCTGGGGATCGGTGCAGATCGCGCACGGGTCCTGGGTGTCCAACGAGCCGCAGACGCCGCAAGTCTTCACCCTCGCGGCCGCGGTCGACAGGGCCTCCGACAGCGGCAGCAGCAGCTGGTCGCGACGCTTCAGCAGCGCCAGGGCCGCACGCCGGGCCGAGCGCGGGCCGAGGCCCGGCAGCTTGGAGAGCAGTGAGATCAGCCGTTCGATCTCGGGGCCGGCGGATGCAGCCAAGTGAACTCCGTCCAGGATGGGCGCCACGCCCGAAAAACGACACTCTGCCGCGAAGCAGCAACGCGGGGGAGGATGGAGATACGGCCGTGACAGGACAAGAGGCGCCGCTCTCAGGCCTCGATATCGAACCCATAGTCGATCCCGACGTCGACGCCGTCGTCGCCCTGTGGCGCGCCTGCGGCCTGACCCGGCCCTGGAACGATCCATACGCCGACATCGCCCTGGCCCGCCGCACCGCCAGCGCGACGGTCCTGGTCGGCCGGGCCGCCGGCGAGATCACGGCCACGGCCATGGCCGGCTCGGACGGCCATCGCGGCTGGGTCTATTATGTGGCGGCCGCGCCCGACGCCCGAGGACGCGGCCACGGGCGCGCGATCATGCTCGCGGCGGAGGCCTTCCTGCGGGCTCAAGGCGTGCAGAAGGTCGAACTGATGGTGCGCGCCGACAACCTCTCCGCCCGCGACTTCTATGATCGGCTCGGCTACGTCACGGAGGAGGTCACGGTGATGAGCCGCCGGCTCGTCGACGCCCCCCATTCAGATTCCGAGGAAGCCGCTCGCCATGGTCGTTTCTGATCTTCCTCAAGTCGAGGGCGCGCAACTCGCCCTGATCTCGGGGAGCGCGGTCGCCGAACTGCAGGAACTGCTGGAGCGCTGCGCCGACTTCGAAGTGATGGTCACCGGCTCACCGCCCGACGCGCACGCCGCCGCCGACCTGCTGGTCGAGGTCCCACCGGACCATGCGCTGCGCGACAAGCTGGTGATCGGAGTCTGGACGGACCAGGGACTGACGGCGGCCATCGACCTGCTGCGGGACTTTCCCGATCCGCACGCCTGGTATCTGGGGATGCTGCTGGTCGCGCCCGAAGCGCGCAGCCGCGGACTGGGCGCAGCCATTGTCGCGGCTCTGCGGCGATGGGTGGTGGCCCAGGGCGGCTGGACGATCCGGCTGATCGTCCAGGAGCAGAACCCCGCCGCCTTGCGGTTCTGGAGCCGCCAGGGGTTCGTCGAGGTCGGCGCGGCGGTCCAAGAGCTGGAGGACCGCACCAACCAGGTGCGCCGCCTGGAGCTGCGGCTCTGATCTAGAGGCCTAGAACTTCGGCATGCCCGGCAGGCCCATGGCCGCCAGCGGGCCGGCGGCCTCGCGCATCAGCTCGGACTGCTGGGCGTCGAGCTTGCGCTTGGCGTCGGCGTGAGCGGCCACGATCAGGTCCGAGATCACCTCGCCCTCGCCCGGCGCCAGCAGGCTCTCGTCCAGCTCGACGCCGGCCATCTCGCCGGTGCCTTTCAGGGTCACCTTGACCATGCCGCCGCCCGAGGTGCCCTCGACCACGATCTCGGCGATGCGCGCCTGGGCGTCGGCCAGCTTCTGCTGCATGGCCTGGGCCTGCTTCATGATGGAGCCGAGGTCTTTCATCGCAATCTCACTCTTCGTCTTCGTCGTCTTCCACGCCCTCGGTGATAGGCGCGACATCCGGCTGCGGCAGGTTGCGCACGCCGACGATCTCGGTCCCCGGGAAGGCCTGCATCACCGCCAACACGAAGGGATCGGCCTCGATCTCGGCGCGGACCTCCTGGGCCTCACGCTTCTGACGCTCCCAGGCGCTCTCGGTTCCGCCGCCGCCGCGCGCAGCGATCAGCCAGGGCTGGCCGGTCCACTCCTTGAGCCGCGCCACCAGGCGCTGGGCCAGGTTGTTCGGCGCGCCCTGGACGGGTTCGTACTCGATCGCGCCCTGGCGGAAGCTGATCGGGCGCACGAAGCGCTCGACGTCGAGCTGCAGGACGATGTCCCGCTTGGCCTTGATCAGATTCAGGACGTCGGCGAACGAGTTCAGGGTCGGGACCGCGTCGGCCTGCTCCTGCGGGGCCGCCATGACGCGCGCCTGCGCGGTCACGCCGCCGCCGCCCATCGCCGCAACACCGCCGCCCCCGCCGCCGCCGCCGCCAGGCGCAGGACCGCCCGGAAGCTGGTCGCCGGCCGCCAGGCGCTTGAGCGCCTCCTCAGGACCGGGCAGGTCGGCGGCATAGGCCAGACGGATCAGCGCCATGTCGCAGGCCGCAGCCGCGTCGGGGGCGCGGCGCACCTCCTCGTGGGCCTTCAGCAACAACTGCCAGATGCGCGAGAGATTGCCGGCCGAGACCGAGGCGCCCACCGCCGCCAACCGCGCGGCCTGTTCCTTGGGCAGGGTCAGGGCCTGCGGACCGATCGCCTTGGCGACCGACGCGCCGTGCGTGTGGTCCATCAGGTCCAGCATGATCTGGCCCGGCTCGGCGCCGAAATTGTAAAGCCCGCGGAAGGTCTCGACCGCCGGCCCGGCCTGGCCGCGCATCACCTGCTCGAACAGGCTGATGGTCTGGGCCCGGTCGGCCAGGCCCAGCATGTCGCGGATCGAGGCGGCGGTGACCGACTGGCCGGCCTCGGCCTGGACGATTGCCTGGTCTAGCATCGACTGGGCGTCGCGCATCGAGCCTTCGGCGGCGCGCGCGATCAGCAGCATGCCCTCGGCCTCGACCCGCGCGCCCTCCTTCTCGGCGATCATCTCAAGGTTCTTGATGATGACGTCGGGCTCGACGCGGCGCAGGTCGAAACGCTGGCAGCGCGACAGGATGGTCACCGGGACCTTGCGGATCTCAGTGGTCGCGAAGATGAACTTGGCGTGGGGCGGCGGCTCTTCGAGGGTCTTCAGGAGCGCGTTGAACGCCCCTGTCGAGAGCATGTGCACCTCGTCGATGATGTAGACCTTGTAGCGGGCCTCGACCGGGGCGTAGCGCACCCCGTCCAGCAGCTCGCGCATGTCGTTGACGCCGGTGCGGCTGGCGGCGTCGAGCTCCAGCACATCCATGTGCCGGCCCTCGATGATGGCGCGACAATGCCGCCCCTCTTCCGAGAGATCGAGATTCGGCTCGTGGACGGTGTCGGTGTCGTAGTTGAGGGCCCGGGCCAGCAGGCGCGCGGTGGTGGTCTTTCCGACCCCGCGCACCCCGGTCAGCATGAAGGCGTGGGCGATCCGGCCGCTGGCGAAGGCGTTGCGCAGCGTGCGCACCATCGCCTCCTGACCATAGAGGTCGGCGAAGGTGCGCGGGCGGTACTTGCGCGCGATGACAGTGTAGGCGGCGGATTCTTCGGTCGGCGCAGGCGGCGGCGCCGCAGGCGCGCCGAACATGTCGCTCGTGTTGGGGTCGCGCTCGAGAATCTCGGGTTCGTCGTCTTCTGCCATTGGCGCCCGAGGATGGAGGCTTGAGCCTTGTGGGGCTGGGTGGAGACCGAACGACGACCCGGAGCGAAACTCGTTGTGGCTGCTTCCTTCCGGACCTGACCAGGTTGGCGAGGCGTCCGCCCGTCGCCGATCTCCGCCCCCTATATCGCGACCTTGGCGCTCGCGCGCAAGCGCCAGCGCAGCTACAACTCCGCCCATGCCGCTTTCCGCCCATCAAAACACCTTCGCCGGCAACCCGCTGAACCGCGCCAGCGAAAGGCGCGGCGACGTTTCCTGGCTGGCCGAAAAACTTCTCGCCCAGGACTCGCTGGCCATCGCGCTCTGGAACGGCCAGCCGTTCGTGGAGACCGCTCCGGATGGCGGCGTGCAGATCGCCTACCTGCCCTCGCGCATGGCCGAGGACCTGGCGGGCGGGGCCGAACGCCTGCTGTTCATGGGCCTGTGGCAGGAGACCGCGGTCTTCGCCGTCGACCTCGAGGGTGGCCACGATCCGGCCGACGGCCCGCTGGCCGGGCTCGGGCGATTCGAGGACCTGCGGGCCATGGCCCTGCGGCTGCCGGCCACCGACGCGGCCATCATGGCCACCGCCAAGTCAATGTTTGAATGGCGGCGGCGTCACCGGCACTGCTCGTCCTGCGGCGAACACACCGACGTCGTCGACGGCGGCTGGAAGCGCGCCTGCCCGGCCTGCAAGGCCGAGCACTTCCCGCGCACCGACCCCGTGGTGATCATGCTGGCCGTGCACGGCGACCGCTGCATGCTCGGCCGCCAGGAGATCTGGCCGAAGGGAATGTTCTCGGCCCTGGCCGGCTTCCTGGAGCCGGGCGAATCGATCGAGGAGGCCTGCGCCCGCGAACTGGAAGAAGAGGCCGGGCTGAAGACCCTGTCGGTCGAGTACCACTCGACCCAGCCCTGGCCCTATCCGTCGTCGTTGATGATCGGGCTGATCGCCCAAGTGGCCAGCGACGAGGCGACCCCCGACCAGACCGAGCTGTCGGAAGTGCGCTGGTTCACCAAGGCCGAGGCCCGCGACGTCTTGGCCGGCAAGGTCGAGGGCACGTTCGCCCCCGGGGCCATGGCCATCGCCCACCAGCTGCTGAAGACCTGGGCCGAGAGCCCAGACTAGAAGTCCCTAGGCGCCGACCTTCAGGCTGACCTCGACGTCGTCGCCGCGCCGGCGGCGACGTTCGACCCGCGCCTGGCCGATGGCGTTGGACAGGTCGGCTGCGAAAGCCCGCACCTCCGGCCGCAGGTCGCCCAGTACGACGATCCGGTAGGGCGGCGACAGCTCGCTCATGGTCCCGAACACCATCGAGTCCACGAAGGCCTCGACGCTGGAGCCATGGCCGGGCAGCGCCTGGATGGTCTCCTGCAGCAGCTTGGCGAATTCCTTGCGGTTCCAGCAGCCGCTGGCGTCGATCTCGATGGTGGTCATCAGCCGGCTCGCGAACGGAAGGGGTCGGCCGGATAGACGCCGAGGATCTCGAAGCGTTCCGAGAAGAACTTCAGCTCGTCGAAGGCCAGGGCCAGGCCGCGATCCTCGGGCCGGCCGTCGACCTCGGCGTAGAAGAAGGTCGCGGTGAAGGC
This region includes:
- a CDS encoding TonB-dependent receptor; this encodes MLKSRYLCGGSVMAVALALGGQAYAQQASTVEEVVVTGSFIRGTPEDAALPVDVIGADDLAKQGSPSTVELLKALPVSSGVLGDTNQFDPRAQGSEGSGSVNLRGLGAQRTLVLINGHRMAPNPFGQGGAGIVDTNIIPSAAVGRIEVLKDGAAATYGSDAIAGVVNFITRKDFDGLELNGSYRYIDGSDGDYDGSIIWGHTWENGNVLLSAGYQHRSELPTTERDWAAQSYFNNPEGGWSAGNAVAPFLPVTNNPATGAFIPAAGFALDNGCAPLGGVVQGGALPACFFNFIPYDNLVEIEDRFQLYGEANADLGDNAQLHVEVFYSETDVPEWKTSPSYLALQTPTAATNPTVGQLPASVLAGYFVPASNPGFIAYRNANPTQIPAFATGVHIPGVRYRPLSFGGNPAFDYGPSEGRRHYDAFRVSGGIKGQFNDAIGYDFALTYGQETGVRTGYDTIVSRFQMALRGYGSLNNGTAGGCTAAETNNFTTNAGNTALGCYYFNPFSNAIANNTITGQTNPGFNASLANNPELVRWFFQEVSTKQTSKLFVADAVFNGELGWELGGGAVGWAAGAQFRRSLFTSSYNDLSNIDANPCIDTPFNGSTSCSVRNGPLMFLGTGEEADLEGDVYALFAEMALPVTDDLQVQLAARYEDYGGETGSTLNPKIAVRWQATEALAFRASAGSTFRGPPLTQLTTSSVTALSFIGGAFRAIDIFGNPDLEPEKATTYSVGAILNVGNFKGSVDYWNFDFENPIVAEPSASMVNTMFPGGLSTNCGQAAYADLQARFVFQGACSIATISRVRTNWTNGPGVKTSGIDVLADYDAGDVWGGDLRIGGSVTYTLEYKVDPFKIGDVTVEKEFDAAGYLNYQLTATSLPQLKGSVYAEYTHGAHNLRWTVNYIDSYVDQRASIFAANPVNGAIQPDGAKIDESWVHELDYRVFLPWDVTVNVSIDNLFDTEPSFARLDLNYDPFTGNALGRTYKLAVKKKF
- a CDS encoding acyloxyacyl hydrolase; this translates as MRWAAFSHEVRLTAALGVALGAASGAAQAQELRVGAGYSPHGPEEGASVIVEYLFPPVQALKAVGTPRPFLSTQLSLDGYTNYAQGGLIWRFERQQAYLDLGAGVAVHDGSLYLARPEPGQPHEENLRRRAARDEYIEFDKRWVFHATFAVGYRLNERWAVEFEGQHWSNGQFGSDTHDGADSLGLRAAYRF
- a CDS encoding response regulator; protein product: MPRILLAEDDDSLRGFLSRALERAGYEVTSCADGEEAAAVLDQDWDLLLTDIVMPGMDGIEVARLAAARHPGLRIMFITGFAAVALAAGESAPPGAKVLSKPIHLREIVSEVERMMAAA
- a CDS encoding N-formylglutamate amidohydrolase; its protein translation is MNAWEPLAADRPAPALAPFEVRRAAADAAPAPTPLVFASPHSGRLYPDDMMAAAALDALAIRRSEDAFVDELISSGPAQGAALICANLARAYIDVNREAFELDQAMFADELPDFARARTARVAAGLGAIARVVSEGQEIYARKLTFAEARRRIDGVHAPYHAALARLLGEAHAAHGYAILIDWHSMPAAAARAGGRDGPCDMVLGDRFGASCSSLVTQKVERELEARGYKVARNAPYAGGYTTEHYGRPNRRTHALQIEINRGIYLNEGTLEPTKGFQRLKADLDEVIATLGAADWSGLNRA
- the recR gene encoding recombination mediator RecR is translated as MAASAGPEIERLISLLSKLPGLGPRSARRAALALLKRRDQLLLPLSEALSTAAARVKTCGVCGSLDTQDPCAICTDPQRDGALICVVEEVGALWAMERAAAFRGRYHVLGGLLSALDGVGPEALRIGPLVARAADAGVREVILALPATVDGQTTAHYLAERLEGAGVSVTMLARGVPVGGELDWLDDGTINQAMRARRPA
- a CDS encoding GNAT family acetyltransferase — its product is MTGQEAPLSGLDIEPIVDPDVDAVVALWRACGLTRPWNDPYADIALARRTASATVLVGRAAGEITATAMAGSDGHRGWVYYVAAAPDARGRGHGRAIMLAAEAFLRAQGVQKVELMVRADNLSARDFYDRLGYVTEEVTVMSRRLVDAPHSDSEEAARHGRF